TTAGGAATTTTTACTTTTGGGAGATAAATCTTATTCTCACGAGTTCTTTTAAGTGTTTTGTAATAACCTCTTTTGTATTCCCAAAGAGTTACGTCATGACCGTTGGATTGAAGAATAATTGAAAGAGCCGTTCCCCAGCTTCCAGCTCCTAATACTGAAATTCGCATTAATTATTTAATTTTTTTTTGAATAGTGAAATTTTGTTTTCACTTCCTTTTATTAATCTATCAACATTTGCTCGATGAGTGTAAATAACTAACAAAGCTAAAGCAATTACAAATGGTAAGATATTATGGTAGCTTGGAATATCAACACCAAAAATATTTTCTCTAATGATCATGATTAAGGGAACAGAAACTGCTGCTGACATTGAAGCTAAAGAAATATATTTTGAAAAATAGACGACAATTAAAAATACACCTAAAGCCATTATCATATCTAAAGTAACAATTGAAACTAAAACGCCTAATCCGGTTGCAATTCCTTTTCCACCTTTGAATCCTGCAAATATTGTCCAAATATGTCCGATTACGGCAGAAATTCCTGCAATAATTTGAATCAATGTAAAATCATCAAATGGAGTATTATTTGGGAAAGGAAAATTACCAAAGTATAATCTTGAAATAAAAACTACAGCAATTACACCTTTGAATGCATCTAAAATAATTGTTAAAACTCCATATTTTTTACCAAGTACGCGAGAAACATTCGTTCCACCTGCATTTCCACTTCCAAAATTGCGTACATCAACACCTTTAACAAGTTTTGTTAAGATTATGCTTATTGGTATTGATCCAACTAAATATGATAAAACAATTATAAAAAGAAGATTTGGCATATTCTCCTCAAAAATTTATTCAAGATATTGAATTACATAATTATTTTCAATAGCAAAAATTGATATGTAAATAAAAAAGTTAAGAAAAATTTTTAATTAATTTTTCTACTAAATCTAGATCGTTGTTTTCAGTTACTTTAAAATTTGTAAATTCACCGTTAACAATTTTCACATCAAATCCTGCGTTTTTAACAAGCATCGATTCATCCGTTGCCATGAAATTTTGTTTTATAGCAATATTAAAAGCTTTGATTAATATTTTAAATCTAAAAATTTGTGGAGTTTGAGCATAATAAATTTTTGATCTATCTTCATAATTTTCTACAATTTCATTTCCGCTGATTAGTGTATCTCTTGCTCTAATTGCAATTACAATACTATCGAATTTTTCAGCTACTTTTAAAGAATTCTTAAGCAGTGATTGAGATAAAAGTGGACGAGCAGCATCGTGAACGAGAATTAAATCCTCATCATGAAATTTTTTTGAAGTTAATCCATTGTAAACTGAATTTTGTCTTTCTTTTCCACCTTCAATTATTTTTGAGATTTTTGTGATATTATATTTTTCTTTAAGTGAAAGTAGAAATTCAAAATATTTTTTTTCTGCTGGGATTATAATTTCATCAATTTCATTACAATTTTGAAATATTTCAAATGTGTAAACAATTAACTCTTTCCCCAAAACCTTAACGTATTGTTTTGGAATTGGGGAATTAAATCTTGAGCCTGAACCAGCAGAAGGAATTATAACAATATTGCTCATTATAAAATCAGCATTGCATC
The nucleotide sequence above comes from Ignavibacteriota bacterium. Encoded proteins:
- the plsY gene encoding glycerol-3-phosphate 1-O-acyltransferase PlsY yields the protein MPNLLFIIVLSYLVGSIPISIILTKLVKGVDVRNFGSGNAGGTNVSRVLGKKYGVLTIILDAFKGVIAVVFISRLYFGNFPFPNNTPFDDFTLIQIIAGISAVIGHIWTIFAGFKGGKGIATGLGVLVSIVTLDMIMALGVFLIVVYFSKYISLASMSAAVSVPLIMIIRENIFGVDIPSYHNILPFVIALALLVIYTHRANVDRLIKGSENKISLFKKKLNN
- the ispD gene encoding 2-C-methyl-D-erythritol 4-phosphate cytidylyltransferase, with the protein product MSNIVIIPSAGSGSRFNSPIPKQYVKVLGKELIVYTFEIFQNCNEIDEIIIPAEKKYFEFLLSLKEKYNITKISKIIEGGKERQNSVYNGLTSKKFHDEDLILVHDAARPLLSQSLLKNSLKVAEKFDSIVIAIRARDTLISGNEIVENYEDRSKIYYAQTPQIFRFKILIKAFNIAIKQNFMATDESMLVKNAGFDVKIVNGEFTNFKVTENNDLDLVEKLIKNFS